The Vitis vinifera cultivar Pinot Noir 40024 chromosome 7, ASM3070453v1 genomic interval ACATCGAAGTCTCCTATCTCTAGGGACAAGATGAGGGCGTCTCGATATGGTTGCagtgtccgggtgggatctactggtgggaaaatgattgtcccatctatggggcaaGGGCTCCCTCCAGTTAGCCCAGGCCGGATGGAATTGATGCGCTCGCGTATTGATGCGGCCCGCAACAATTTTTGTCTCTTTCGCTTAGAGTCGTACTCCTCGTCGGATGGAcctccgttaatatagtttataacggcCTTGGGGACAGATGGGGCCCTAGGGGCTCCGGGGTTGTGATGTTGGGATGCGCCCCTTCCTCCATTATCTGAtcggaggtattgcttcaaatgcCCTGCTTTTATGAGCCTCTCGACCAGAAACTGGAAAGCTCGgcatgtctctgttgtatggCCATGATCCTTGTGGAAGGCACATCTCCTACTACGATCCCTTGTAGATGGGTCTGTTCCAATGGGTCTAGGCCATCTGAAGTCGGACAAGCcctggatcattgggagaagtttctcatatgatatggaaagaggtgtgagaggcggcattttcgggcgacttggcccttcctgcTTTCTGTCAGACGGCTTTGGCCGATCCGGAGGTTTATTATTTCCCTCCGTATTATTTCTAGATggccgtccggcaaccaaaacttgctgggtggctgcacgtacgtcatcttcgagcattgaatatttgttggcgCGCCTGAATAAGTCATCCATTGTTGTAAGAGGTTTTTTAAccagtgattcgaaaaatggagtgcctggacagatgcttcgcttgaagatctgtaggacagcatTCATACTGCAAGCCTCTACTTGAAGCACGGCCTGGCCAAATCGCTTCAcgaattccctcaaggattcgttatcttgcatttttatgttctgcagggtgctgatattttgcttgtgtcgtgcggagcacaagtattgtcccacgaaagcttcggacaggtccctgaaattgccaacagagttgggaggtaggcgatgaaaccatagAGGGTCTGTCCTTGTAAgctggcgggaaatactttgcatagcagtgcatcgttgccaatatcgagcgtcataagctgtcaataatgcatgatgtgatcgaagggatcgttggttccatcgtatgtggaaaactttggtacgaggaatcctcttgggggctcgtaattaatgatatgagagcagaaaggcgtggagagcatgtcatccagccttttgctgatggagccaatgggtggctcgtttgggatgTTTCTCCCAGTTGGTTGTTTCGCTGGGTGcgaatgaacgttccgcatcacgGGGGTGACTacggggtcacgatgcgggtgAACGTTTTGCACCATAGGGGTGGCCATGGGGTCAGGGCGTGGTGCCCAGGTTGTGGCcattggtggccttgatctttcaggctcttgtgggcctaacCTTGCGCGCATCGAATTTGACaactgggattttttatcacgttgtcttttcgctgaaaagtgagtagagtctgagctttcctcacggggaatTCGAGGCATAGGCGTGCGTGGCTCATGAGGCCTCACGTTGTATGCTCCTGGAATAGCTCCCGttgtcccaggatatattgattccggttcttgttgaggccttgagtttgctacttggccTCTTGAACGCTGACGTCGAGGAGGCCTTGATGTTGAAGTCTGGATGCGTAATACAGCGTTTTCTTCTCTCAGtctttctgtctcctggaggagagcttttagttgtcgttcgcttgccaactgCCTTCTTTCAATGGTTTGACGCCATTCAAAATCATCCTCCTCTCTCCTACCAGATGAACGGCTTTGGGAAGATGTAGCCATCTTTtttagtgactgaatcaaagtaaaattttcccacagacggcgccaatgttgataccTTGCACTCCTGGGATTCCACGtagctgccaaatggatggagaCGCGATCTCAACACacaaaggttcttgattcagtcgttatatctgcaaaaaggcatccgaacagggtgtccggacgcaccctccgatggtattgttagccatggttagagagggagatataaatcagttggccttttactaggtatctggagattaccttcctcttcgtgtgaaggtatatatatagtgtcaggagtactgttcctctcattaatggtgaggagatattttatgttttgtcatgatgacattcggaggcagcatggtcatcgccaccctactggcggctgtcagaaaccgtggtaggtgatgctgctgtcaaagatcgtgggaagtgatcatgtagaatgatcgtgggaagtgacttgttgtcacctcaacccgtcctttcactctgcaggtgatgggacgtgggTCATGGCTGGTTgtcgtgatagcgtgtaagacttgctatactttagtcaatgatccggaccaTTGTATCCGGACGGCATATGTTTGATCATCCGGATGCATTGTGTAAATCGTCCGGATGATATGCTTATAAGTGCCGTTTGATcttccttgaggcagtccggataTAAAAAGTGCGCCATGTGCGCTTTACAGGAAGGTCCGGACGAGCGTGACCCGGGTGACAATGCGTGCCATGTGTCACTGTaggatgcgtgccacgtgttctcggagggaggggtccctacaacaTCAACAATTTCCATTGCTGTTTTGAAACTCTTTAGCCCCAACATCACCACCATGAATGACCAACCTATTGCATTCTATTAAACCAAGAATACTTTACAAGACTATAAAATTCTCATTTGGTGCCTTGGCAGCCATCACCCATTTATGCACACTATTAGAACGGTGTGGAACTGTTACGCCCATGACATCTCTAGAATGATTGAGACGTTGTAAAATTTTATCCATTATTCCCAGAACTTTCACCCAACTCTAGAGGAAGGTAGAGATCAGTGGACTCCTTTGGAAGAATGAACAACTTGACTTCATGTTTACAAAGTTCTACTCTGCTGTAAGTGCTCAAATCATggattatttaagaaaaacacGACACATTGAGGAAAAAAACTGTAGATTTATCGAAATCCCACCCTTTTAAGTATTGAAAGCAGATGTTCAAGGGGAATTAATACGAAGATGTTTGAAGAAGATGAAATTTGGGGAAGCGGcttaaataaaattctaaaaacaaaaaactaagaatattattaaattcaGCATCACTTAATCTAATGCTAGAGCCAGTTCAATACTAGAAGTTTCACTCCCAATACACCGTTTCACAAAATAGTAGCATTTAATTTGCTCCAGGTCATTCTTGTAGAAAATCTCCTCCAATTAGTGTTTGCTAGAAAGGCTTTCAGCCTCAATAAAGGCCCATTATACTTTGTGACATACTGGCAAATGGAAAAAGGAGACAATAGCAGCACAGTTGGATGGTTTCCAAATGGAAATTCACAGAAGGAAGTCCATACTCCATAGCAAGCAACAATACCAGGTTTATAATTCAAAAATCTTGATTATAATTGAAGGCCCCTCCACACAAGAAccacaatttattttaattctgtTGTACGTCAAATGCTCTAAATTTAAACCAGGACACAACCTTCCATGACTGTAACGGCTTTTCCTCGCAACAGCACCCTCTGGTTTTGTTCATCTAAATGAATATCCACTCTTCCACTTCTAGGAGATGCCTGAACAAAGTAAACATTATAGTATAATCAATATGATGAAGACCATAATGACGATGATGATAACAATGATGATGATCGGGGGAAGATTACCGCATATGCAAGTAAATCGCATTTCCCCAACTTTTGGCTCCAATAAGGTGCTAAGCTACAATGTGCACTCCCACAAACAGGATCCTGagagataaaagatattgagcACAAAGGAATATATGGAGGTATGCAGAAATTGTAATGAAAAGGAATGGGCCGATGCTGGGGGGAATTTTCTCCAGCTGAAAAACACTCTCATGTGTTCTAATTTAGCATGTCCAATCTGGTCTGCATACTTTGAAGAagcatatatataaattttcaaaacaagcTAGATGTTCGATGTGAGAAGTTGTTTGATGCTGCaaagaaaaacattataatGGTTTGAGACCAAGTGACAACTTATTACCTCCTTGATCCCCAATTTGGGACAGAAGAAGCGACTGAAGAAGTCAAATTCAGATTCTGGAGGAGCAAGCCCTGTTATAATTAACCCCCTCCCTGGAAGTTTTTGTATATCATCAAACTGTGGTTCTATATCCACAACGGTCTTCCCAGATGGTAGCACGACCTGAACCAACACAACACAACTAGCTGTGAAGAAGTTGTCTTTCTCTACCATATGAATTATATGGACAAAAAAGTGAAGAAGCAAAGGGCTAAAGGATTCGAGAAAATACAAAGAGGTCATCTCCCTCAGTCTTCTTTATATCAATCACTGAAGCACCATTCAAGGCTTTGGATATTGATGCAACCTCAGCAGAGTTATATTCGACCATTGGGACAATCGGGAAATCTAATTCGACAGAGAAGTGTTCTTGTGCTTCTCCATTCTCATACTTCAAGGCATCTGATTTGTTGCCTTGCATGACTTTTCTGGCAGTTAAAACTCCAGACAGTGTGATGAACTCTATCATATTTCCCTTCATCAAGCTGGAAGTGAAGAGAAAGTGTGCTGCTGCTAAGGTAGCATGGCCACAGAGATTCACCTGCAAACAAGCGTAGCATAGACTTAACACAAGGAAGACATAGCTAGCTGTCAATTGAAACACAGACACAAGCACTAATTGgtaaaatatgtattagatTTATAACGACCTACTCCCAACCATTAGATATGTCTTCCTTGGGCCAAAAGGGTTCTCAAGATTTTGAAACGCGTCTAATCTACATGATTAAGAGGAACCCATAAATATTCAAGTACTTTTCTCCTTCCCCTATCTAATGTGATATGTTAAACAAACTCTCATTTGTAATGATCTATTCCTAtttgtgtagatattgtctgttTTGCACTAAAGAGGctctcatttatatatatagtgacAGGAACTTTTTTCGGCTATCCAAGATATCATAAGATTAGTATAGTTTAGATATCAAAACCTGCAAACCCAGTCAATGAAGGTTGTAAACAAACACCACAATAAGGGATTAagcttaattattatttttctcttcagTTTGGGAAATGGGGAAGAAGATTGAAATACAGCACAAGAATGTTCTTTTCCTTCATATCTATATTCAAATTTGGTATTTGTGGTTCTCAGAATTTCTCAATCGGGGCATACTTTTTCTTGAAACTAGTACAACCCAATTGAAGCAAGCATTGGATTAAGTCATCCAATAATTCCTGAAATTAAACTTCAAAGTCATAAACAAAAGCAAGAAACGGATTGGGTAGCTGAGAAAATGGGacgaaaaaataaaataaaaatcaaacttatCTTATCAGTGCTTTTTCTTTCAGAGGACTAATTCCCAccttttctcaacaaccaaacatagcatatgATAAAAATTGTAGAAATGAACTCACCTCGGTAGTGGGAGTGAACCATCTGAGCCGAAACCTAGGAGTTAAAATTGTAGTGGACGAGTCAAGAGCCTCTGGCTCAGTGATCCGATTCAAGTAACAAGTTTCAGAGATATTGAACTCCATAGCCAGGGCCTGCAACCAATCCTCATCTCTCTCTTCCTCCAACAAGCAAACTGCAGCTGGGTTTCCCTTGAACGCTGAATCAGTGAATGCATCTACCTGTCTCACAATTCTCAACCATAGTCAAATATATAGGATGTACCCACATCTACATATAGAAAAAGAGGGAGATGCGACACTTACCACTGTGAATTTGACTGGTTTTTTCGCCATGAAAGAAAGTTCAGCTGGAATGGTGTTTTCTGTTATCTCTGTATGGTAAGGTGGGGATGAGAAACTCAACTCTTAAAAGGCGGCTTCTCTTCCGACGACTCTTTTGAGCTGTTTTGCGGTTGGTGGattatggaaataaaaaattattaattacaaGTTTTTTTTAGATTCCCTTTTTCACAACAGAGAAAGATAAGATCCAACTGTTTTAGAAAAgggtttttaagaataatatattattatatttgatatttaaatgtatttaatatatttaataaataaaattaaataattatattatatgattaaatcatattaactcatttaataatacttaaaattaaattcaaagtaataaataaaagaaataataaatttgtttagaaaaaaaaaattaaggatatatttgttaactatttttgaaattctattttttaaaataaaaatttaggaaGACACGtttgataatttaaaactattttctatttttactttcaaaaatagaaaatattatacttTCAGATAACATTTTTcagttgttttatattatttttacctatttttaaaaaaattattttaaaaattaattattcaatcaagtaaaatgattaaaaataggttaaaaatacttaaatttttaaatgaacttttattctataaaacattaaataataattttaaaaaattactttaaaaaaatcatttttaaaactattttctaaaacagttATTAAACAAATCTtaagtatatttattttttaattttgatgtatgtatcttacattttaattttcaatgttcaaaatttaatattttgtccttaattgttaaaaaaatccATGATCaatttattaagtaaataaataaggttaaaatacaaaaaaaaaaaaattgattaaatttgaAGCCCACACGCTTTACAGTTGCATACgaaaatctataaaataaaaataaataaataaataagtgaaacTCCACAGCCCTGGCCTGCAATCATTCCTGATCTCTCTTCCTCTAACAAGCAGACTGCAGCTGGGTTTCCCTTGAACGCTGTCTCTGTGAATGCATTTAGCACACTGAATTTGACTGGTTTTTTCGCCATTGAAGTGGGGTTGTGGTTGAGTTCACTGGTTATGGTTTCTCTTTGTCTCAGCCTCTGAGAAAGGTGGAGATGAGACCATCAAAATATAAGCTGGTTTTGGTCGGTGAAATAAAAGTAGTAACTGATACTTCTTGTACAATACTACCATCAATGACATGACAATTATACTTTTCATACCATAATTAGAATCTTCGCGTGCCAAGGTTAGGTTCAAACATTTTCCTTTAAAGCCTTTGTGTTATTCACCTCTTTCTATTTAAGTATTATCTGCATATGTGATTTTTGTGGGGACTCCCCTCCACGTGTCACTCCCCTCAGTACTGCCCGGATAGCTGCCACATCATCCGAAGCCTTCTATCCGGACCACACAGGCATGCAGCAAATGACACTAGACTCCCTAAGTGGGCAACGTCTTCCAACCAGCCTTCAAGCCCCCTTGCTACGTGTAATCATTTCCATCTCACATGGAGGTGACTGATGAGATATTCCCCAGTCCTTACATTCATGTCAATGGATTATCACACACCGTCTCATACCTCCAGCAAGTTGAAGTGACAGACAACTGCATCATGACACAACTTTCGACGGCACCTGCTAGCCGCCTAAAACTGTAATGATTGTCCTATCACCTGCAAGACAGCCATCATTATGGAGAAAGTCAAAGTGTCTATTCGGCACTACAATAGCTTTCTCCTAAGCACTAGAAAAAGTCCTCCTGAAGCATAATCCAGGTACGCGCGTTTAAGCTGATCTATTCATTCTCTCCTTGAAAGGGTCTGATCTACCTAACTTAAGCTTCGGAGGGGTGTGCCTGGACCACCTATTCAGACATCCTTTGTGCAAAGAAGAAGCTTGCCCAGTTCCCTGTCACTAGGCATAAGCTCTGAGACGCACAACGTAAGGAGTATCTGACCTCAGTTGACCTCGCATAACAATTTCCATTGCTATTTTGAAACTCTTTAGCCCCAACATCACCACCGTGAATGACCAACCTGTTGCATTCTATTAAACCAAGAATACTTTACAAGACTATAAAATTCTCATTTGGTGCCTTGGCAGCCATCACCCATTTATGCACACTATTAGAACGGTGTGGAACTGTTACGCCCATGACATCTCTAGAATGATTGAGACGTAGTAAAATTTTATCCATTATTCCCAGAACTTTCACCCAACTCTAGAGGAAGGTAGAGATCAGTGGACTCCTTTGGAAGAATGAACAACTTGACTTCATGTTTACAAAGTTCTACTCTGCTGTAAGTGCTCAAATCATggattatttaagaaaaacacGACacattgaggaaaaaaaatgtagattTATCGAAATCCCACCCTTTTAAGTATTGAAAGCAGATGTTCAAGGGGAATTAATACGAAGATGTTTGAAGAAGATGAAATTTGGGGAAGCCTGAATTTTACAGGcttaaataaaattctaaaaacaaaaaactaagaatattattaaattcaGCATCACTTAATCTAATGCTAGAGCCAGTTCAATACTAGAAGTTTCACTCCCAATACACCGTTTCACAAAATAGTAGCATTTAATTTGCTCCAGGTCATTCTTGTAGAAAATCTCCTCCAATTAGTGTTTGCTAGAAAGGCTTTCAGCCTCAATAAAGGCCCATTATACTTTGTGACATACTGGCAAATGGAAAAAGGAGACAATAGCAGCACAGTTGGATGGTTTCCAAATCCAAATTCACAGAAGGAAGTCCATACTCCACAGCAAGCAACAATACCAGgtttataattcaaaattcttgATTATAATTGAAGGCTCCTCCACACAAGAAccacaatttattttaattctgtTGTACGTCAAAAGATGAAACTTGCTCTAAACTTAAACCAGGACACAACCTTCCATGACTGTAACGGCTTTTCCTCGCAACAGCACCCTCTGGTTTTGTTCATCTAAATGAATATCCACTATTCCACTTCTAGGAGATGCCTGAACAAAGTAAACATTACAGCATAAAAAATACGATGAGGACCATAATGACGATGATGATAACAATGATGATGATCGGGGGAGATTACCGGATATGCAAGTAAATCACATTTCCCCAACTTTTGGCTCCAATAGGGTGCTAAGCTACAATGTGCACTCCCACAAACAGGATCCTGagagataaaagatattgagcACAAAGGAATATATGGAGGCATGCAGAAATTGTAATGAAAAAGGAATGGGCCGATGCTGGGGGGAATTTTCTCCAGCTGAAAAACACTCTCATGTGTTCTAATTTAGCATGTCCAATCTGGTCTGCATACTTTGAAGAagcatatatataaattttcaaaacaagcTAGATGTTTGATGTGAGAAGTTGTTTGATGCTGCaaagaaaaacattataatGGTTTGCGACCAAGTGACAACTTATTACCTCCTTGATCCCCAATTTGGGACAGAAAAAGCGACTGAAGAAGTCAAATTCAGATTCTGGAGGAGCAAGCCCTGTTATAATTAACCCCCTCCCTGGAAGTTTTTGTATATCATCAAACTGTGGTTCTATATCCACAACAGTCTTCCCAGATGGTAGCACGACCTGAACCAACACAACACAACTAGCTGTGAAGAAGTTGTCTTTCTTTACCATATGAATTATATGGACAAAAAAGTGAAGAAGCAGAAGCAAAGGGCTAAAGGATTCGAGAAAATACAAAGAGGTCATCTTTCTCAGTCTTCTTTATATCAATCACTGAAGCACCATTCAAGGCTTTGGATATTGATGCAACCTCAGCAGAGTTATATTCGACCATTGGGACAATCGGGAAATCTAATTCGACAGAGAAGTGTTCTTGTGCTTCTCCATTCTCATACTTCAAGGCATCTGAGTTGTTGCCTTGCATGACTTTTCTGGCAGTTAAAACTCCAGACAGTGTGATGAACTCTATCATATTTCCCTTCATCAAGCTGGAAGTGAAGAGAAGGTGTGCTGCTGCTAAGG includes:
- the LOC100266556 gene encoding uncharacterized protein LOC100266556 — its product is MAKKPVKFTVVDAFTDSAFKGNPAAVCLLEEERDEDWLQALAMEFNISETCYLNRITEPEALDSSTTILTPRFRLRWFTPTTEVNLCGHATLAAAHFLFTSSLMKGNMIEFITLSGVLTARKVMQGNKSDALKYENGEAQEHFSVELDFPIVPMVEYNSAEVASISKALNGASVIDIKKTEGDDLFVVLPSGKTVVDIEPQFDDIQKLPGRGLIITGLAPPESEFDFFSRFFCPKLGIKEDPVCGSAHCSLAPYWSQKLGKCDLLAYAASPRSGRVDIHLDEQNQRVLLRGKAVTVMEGCVLV
- the LOC104879780 gene encoding uncharacterized protein LOC104879780, coding for MAKKPVKYSVVDAFTDSAFKGNPAAVCLLEEERDEDWLQALAMEFNVSQTGYLTRITKPEALDSSTTILTPRFRLRWFTPVAEVKLCGHATLAAAHLLFTSSLMKGNMIEFITLSGVLTARKVMQGNNSDALKYENGEAQEHFSVELDFPIVPMVEYNSAEVASISKALNGASVIDIKKTEKDDLFVVLPSGKTVVDIEPQFDDIQKLPGRGLIITGLAPPESEFDFFSRFFCPKLGIKEDPVCGSAHCSLAPYWSQKLGKCDLLAYPASPRSGIVDIHLDEQNQRVLLRGKAVTVMEGCVLV